In a genomic window of Halostella litorea:
- a CDS encoding threonyl-tRNA synthetase editing domain-containing protein yields MRLLYAHADRAAFESTREAGDGAARDDAGDELADCVAAFVAVEPGDAAAPDAVAADAADELRSAVDRLGVDRIAVSPCPALVDDPADDGAAATLLDALVAPLSDYEVLRAPVGGVAGEVAWRGHPLAVGSLRTGPGDGSPRPPSDRTVVTPAGERRPIDAAADATRAVAAADRPGSAAAPPGEDRLRDLGFVAGGEGEADADRTWLPRGAFVADTLADYADDLLAEAGAVPVATSGNDGRGAAGRAAASAGDLDGSDLPLRVRERRGASPAATPEMTVVAADAAGARTAFERAATLARDAVAEMGVDAVPVVRHVEGADAVPPEAVAAALGTPVLAETLPLRPGRWSVALDFVVTVDGRAVRTAGVRYDPPRAASADDAGAPSRPAVRCSPVGPLDAAVRALAAGDGPPTWLAPTQVRLVPVDPGRVDRCEAAVSALAEAGVRADVDDREATVGERLALAEREAVPYYAVVGDREADGDALPVTERATGRETAMTVAALAAAVGEATAGHPSRRRPLPARLGDRPLP; encoded by the coding sequence ATGCGACTGCTGTACGCCCACGCGGACCGCGCGGCGTTCGAGTCGACGCGCGAGGCGGGCGACGGGGCGGCCCGCGACGACGCGGGCGACGAACTGGCCGACTGCGTCGCGGCGTTCGTCGCCGTCGAACCCGGCGACGCCGCGGCCCCGGACGCCGTCGCGGCCGACGCGGCCGACGAACTCCGGTCCGCCGTGGACCGCCTCGGCGTCGACCGGATCGCCGTCAGCCCGTGTCCGGCCCTGGTCGACGACCCGGCCGACGACGGGGCCGCCGCGACGCTGCTTGACGCCCTCGTCGCCCCGCTCTCGGACTACGAGGTCCTGCGGGCCCCCGTCGGGGGCGTCGCCGGCGAGGTGGCCTGGCGCGGCCACCCGCTCGCGGTCGGCAGCCTGCGGACCGGGCCGGGCGACGGCTCCCCCCGCCCCCCGAGCGACCGGACCGTCGTCACGCCGGCGGGCGAGCGGCGACCGATCGACGCGGCCGCCGACGCGACCCGGGCCGTCGCGGCCGCAGACCGTCCCGGGTCGGCCGCGGCCCCGCCGGGCGAGGACCGCCTGCGCGACTTGGGGTTCGTCGCCGGCGGGGAAGGTGAGGCGGACGCCGACCGGACGTGGCTCCCGCGGGGCGCGTTCGTCGCCGACACGCTGGCCGACTACGCAGACGACCTGCTGGCCGAGGCTGGCGCGGTGCCCGTGGCGACAAGCGGGAATGACGGACGGGGCGCGGCCGGCCGCGCCGCGGCGTCGGCGGGCGACCTCGACGGTTCGGACCTCCCCCTCCGCGTCCGCGAGCGTCGAGGGGCGTCCCCGGCCGCGACGCCGGAGATGACTGTCGTGGCTGCCGACGCGGCGGGCGCGCGGACGGCGTTCGAGCGCGCGGCGACGCTGGCCCGGGACGCTGTCGCCGAGATGGGGGTCGACGCCGTCCCGGTGGTCCGCCACGTAGAGGGGGCGGACGCGGTCCCGCCCGAGGCCGTCGCCGCCGCACTCGGCACGCCGGTGCTCGCGGAGACGCTCCCGCTCCGCCCCGGCCGCTGGTCGGTCGCGCTCGACTTCGTCGTCACCGTCGACGGGCGGGCCGTACGGACCGCCGGCGTCAGGTACGACCCGCCGCGGGCGGCGTCGGCGGACGACGCCGGCGCGCCGTCGCGGCCGGCCGTCCGGTGTTCGCCCGTCGGCCCGCTCGACGCCGCGGTCCGCGCGCTGGCCGCCGGCGACGGCCCCCCGACGTGGCTCGCGCCGACGCAGGTGCGACTCGTCCCCGTCGACCCCGGCCGCGTCGACCGCTGTGAAGCGGCCGTGTCGGCGCTCGCGGAGGCTGGCGTGCGGGCGGACGTCGACGACCGCGAGGCGACCGTCGGCGAGCGCCTCGCGCTGGCCGAGCGCGAGGCGGTCCCGTACTACGCCGTCGTCGGCGACCGGGAAGCCGACGGCGACGCGCTCCCCGTGACCGAGCGGGCCACCGGCCGCGAGACGGCGATGACCGTCGCGGCGCTGGCAGCGGCCGTCGGCGAGGCGACGGCGGGACACCCCTCGCGGCGGCGGCCGCTGCCGGCGCGACTGGGCGACCGGCCGCTGCCGTAG
- a CDS encoding PspA/IM30 family protein translates to MGILSRASYVIRSKVNAVLNRAEDPTETLDYSYEQLRDELQDVKRGIADLTTQKKRLEMQKRRLEENVDKHNEQAREAVRQDRDDLARRALEKKKAKMTQIEELENQIADLQRTQDNLVEKKETLQQRIEEFRTKKETMKARYEAAEASARVSEAMTGAGDEMEDVGRAIERAEDRTQEMEARSAAMDELQDEGVFEDALSDKDQLDRELEEVRTTGEVDAELDTLKAEMDAEEAAGDADASDAEGASETEEDVEFETEGGGEVDVDVDESEVEAELEDIKSEEG, encoded by the coding sequence ATGGGAATACTCTCGCGGGCCTCCTACGTCATCCGGTCGAAGGTAAACGCGGTGCTCAACCGCGCCGAGGACCCGACGGAGACGCTCGACTACTCCTACGAGCAGCTACGTGACGAGCTACAGGACGTGAAACGCGGGATCGCCGACCTGACGACCCAGAAGAAGCGCCTGGAGATGCAAAAGCGCCGGCTGGAGGAGAACGTCGACAAGCACAACGAGCAGGCCCGCGAGGCCGTCCGGCAGGACCGCGACGACCTCGCGCGCCGGGCCCTGGAGAAGAAGAAGGCGAAGATGACCCAGATCGAGGAGCTGGAGAACCAGATCGCCGACCTCCAGCGGACCCAGGACAACCTCGTCGAGAAGAAGGAGACGCTCCAGCAACGCATCGAGGAGTTCCGCACCAAGAAGGAGACGATGAAGGCGCGCTACGAGGCCGCCGAGGCCAGCGCCCGCGTCTCCGAGGCGATGACCGGCGCGGGCGACGAGATGGAGGACGTGGGCCGGGCCATCGAGCGCGCGGAGGACCGGACCCAGGAGATGGAGGCCCGCTCGGCCGCGATGGACGAGCTACAGGACGAGGGGGTGTTCGAGGACGCCCTCTCGGACAAGGACCAGCTCGACCGCGAACTGGAGGAGGTACGGACGACCGGCGAGGTCGACGCCGAACTCGACACGCTGAAAGCCGAGATGGACGCCGAGGAGGCCGCCGGCGACGCCGACGCGAGCGACGCCGAGGGGGCGAGCGAAACCGAAGAGGACGTCGAGTTCGAGACCGAGGGCGGCGGCGAGGTCGACGTGGACGTCGACGAGTCGGAGGTCGAGGCGGAACTGGAGGACATCAAAAGCGAGGAGGGGTAG
- a CDS encoding CocE/NonD family hydrolase, producing the protein MDALVPGGRDVRATLDEPDGGEATACVVACPPHPQHRGHRGDPRLTAVSDELAERGVACLRFDYGDWDEGYGEREDARNAVRWAADRYERVALFGYSFGGAMALLAAASVDREVRAVSTLAPASRLADDLDAAAAMAALDCPAQVVYGTRDDTADPGPVVAAARERGGDVVELSADHFFVGKHGRIATLVADFLAPEL; encoded by the coding sequence ATGGACGCCCTCGTGCCCGGCGGCCGGGACGTGCGCGCGACGCTCGACGAGCCGGACGGCGGCGAGGCGACAGCCTGCGTCGTCGCCTGCCCGCCCCACCCCCAGCACCGGGGGCACCGCGGCGACCCCCGCCTGACCGCGGTGAGCGACGAACTCGCCGAGCGGGGCGTCGCTTGCCTCCGGTTCGACTACGGCGACTGGGACGAGGGGTACGGCGAGCGCGAGGACGCGCGCAACGCGGTCCGCTGGGCCGCCGACCGCTACGAGCGCGTCGCGCTGTTCGGCTACAGCTTCGGCGGCGCGATGGCGCTGCTGGCGGCGGCGTCGGTCGACCGCGAGGTGCGCGCCGTCTCGACGCTCGCGCCCGCGTCGCGGCTGGCCGACGACCTCGACGCCGCGGCCGCGATGGCGGCCCTCGACTGCCCCGCGCAGGTCGTCTACGGGACGCGCGACGACACGGCCGACCCGGGGCCGGTCGTCGCGGCCGCCCGCGAGCGCGGCGGCGACGTGGTCGAACTGTCGGCCGACCACTTCTTCGTCGGGAAACACGGCCGGATCGCAACCCTCGTCGCGGACTTTCTCGCGCCGGAGCTGTAG
- a CDS encoding CTP synthase yields the protein MPTDPESEYDPTLGNKFIFVTGGVMSGLGKGITAASTGRLLKNAGFDVTAVKIDPYLNVDAGTMNPYQHGEVYVLKDGGEVDLDLGNYERFLDEDMTFDHNITTGKTYQHVIEKERAGDYLGKTVQIIPHITNDIKRRIREAAEGTDVCLIEVGGTVGDIEGMPYLEALRQFAHEEEDDDILFTHVTLVPYSKNGEQKTKPTQHSVKELRSIGLQPDILVGRADDKLEPHTKEKIALFCDVPTDAVFSNPDVEDIYHVPLMVEEEGLDEYVMQELGLADRAIPEAERDNEWRELVTREREDEVDIALVGKYDLEDAYMSVNEALKHAGLAKGVNVNVQWVDADEMVDVADGGKHRERLEAADGIVVPGGFGSRGTEGKISAIRYARENDVPFLGLCLGFQMAVVEMARNVLGYEDAHSAEMDDGTSNPVIDILPEQYEVSDMGGTMRLGAHQTDITPGTLAEEVYGGSSCTERHRHRYEVNPNYFEDFAETDLVFSGRAGNRMEILELDGHPYFLGTQFHPEFRSRPDRASPPFVGLVETAMELAGIDGADDAAEVKGVEA from the coding sequence ATGCCGACCGATCCTGAATCCGAATACGACCCCACACTGGGGAACAAGTTCATCTTCGTCACGGGGGGCGTGATGTCCGGGCTCGGCAAGGGGATCACCGCCGCGAGCACCGGCCGGTTGCTCAAGAACGCCGGGTTCGACGTGACCGCGGTGAAGATAGACCCGTACCTCAACGTCGACGCCGGGACGATGAACCCGTACCAGCACGGGGAGGTGTACGTCCTCAAGGACGGCGGGGAGGTCGACCTCGACCTGGGGAACTACGAGCGGTTCCTCGACGAGGACATGACGTTCGACCACAACATCACGACCGGCAAGACCTACCAGCACGTCATCGAGAAGGAGCGGGCCGGCGACTACCTGGGTAAGACCGTCCAGATCATCCCGCACATCACCAACGACATCAAGCGCCGGATCCGCGAGGCCGCCGAGGGCACCGACGTCTGTCTCATCGAGGTCGGCGGCACCGTCGGCGACATCGAGGGGATGCCGTACCTGGAGGCGCTCCGCCAGTTCGCCCACGAGGAGGAGGACGACGACATCCTCTTTACCCACGTCACGCTCGTCCCGTACTCGAAAAACGGCGAGCAGAAGACCAAGCCGACCCAGCACAGCGTGAAGGAGCTTCGCTCCATCGGGCTCCAGCCCGACATCCTGGTCGGCCGCGCCGACGACAAACTCGAACCGCACACGAAGGAGAAGATCGCCCTGTTCTGTGACGTGCCGACCGACGCCGTCTTCTCGAACCCGGACGTCGAGGACATCTACCACGTCCCGCTGATGGTCGAGGAGGAGGGCCTCGACGAGTACGTGATGCAGGAACTGGGCCTCGCCGACCGCGCGATCCCGGAGGCCGAGCGGGACAACGAGTGGCGCGAGCTCGTCACCCGGGAGCGCGAGGACGAGGTCGACATCGCGCTGGTCGGGAAGTACGACCTGGAGGACGCGTACATGTCGGTCAACGAGGCGCTGAAACACGCCGGGCTGGCGAAAGGCGTCAACGTGAACGTCCAGTGGGTCGACGCGGACGAGATGGTCGACGTGGCGGACGGCGGGAAACACCGCGAGCGCCTCGAAGCCGCCGACGGGATCGTCGTCCCCGGCGGCTTCGGCTCCCGCGGGACGGAGGGGAAGATCAGCGCCATCCGCTACGCCCGCGAGAACGACGTCCCCTTCCTCGGGCTCTGTCTGGGCTTCCAGATGGCCGTCGTCGAGATGGCCCGGAACGTACTCGGCTACGAGGACGCCCACAGCGCCGAGATGGACGACGGGACGTCGAACCCCGTCATCGACATCCTGCCCGAGCAGTACGAGGTGTCGGACATGGGCGGGACGATGCGACTGGGCGCACACCAGACCGACATCACCCCCGGCACGCTCGCCGAGGAGGTGTACGGCGGCTCCTCCTGTACGGAGCGCCACCGCCACCGCTACGAGGTGAATCCGAACTACTTCGAGGACTTCGCCGAGACCGACCTCGTGTTCTCGGGGCGGGCCGGCAACCGGATGGAGATCCTCGAACTCGACGGCCACCCGTACTTCCTCGGGACGCAGTTCCACCCCGAGTTCCGCTCGCGGCCGGACCGCGCGTCGCCGCCGTTCGTCGGCCTCGTCGAGACGGCGATGGAACTCGCCGGGATCGACGGCGCGGACGACGCGGCCGAGGTGAAGGGGGTGGAGGCCTGA
- the guaA gene encoding glutamine-hydrolyzing GMP synthase — translation MVDAEEFIDEKVAEIGEAVGDENAVIALSGGVDSSTAAALAYEALGDRLTPVYVDTGLMRKGETDGIRETFDYMDSLRVVDARDRFLDELAGVTDPEEKRHVIGEQFIREFETVAREVDADYLVQGTIYPDRIESEGTIKSHHNVGGLPEVVDFEGIVEPMRDLYKDEVREVARALDLEEVVSERMPFPGPGLAVRIIGEVTEEKLTVAREANHVVEEELEEYEPWQALAAVIGKATGVKGDNRVHGWVVSVRSVESRDGMTARAQEIDWETLQRIQSRITGSHENVARVVYDVTHKPPATIEYE, via the coding sequence ATGGTCGACGCCGAGGAGTTCATCGACGAGAAGGTCGCCGAGATCGGCGAGGCGGTCGGCGACGAGAACGCCGTCATCGCGCTGTCGGGCGGGGTCGACTCCTCGACGGCCGCCGCGCTGGCCTACGAGGCGCTTGGCGACCGGCTCACCCCCGTCTACGTCGACACCGGCCTGATGCGGAAAGGCGAGACCGACGGGATCCGCGAGACGTTCGACTACATGGACTCCCTGCGGGTCGTCGACGCCCGGGACCGCTTTCTCGACGAGTTGGCGGGCGTCACGGACCCCGAGGAGAAGCGCCACGTCATCGGCGAGCAGTTCATCCGGGAGTTCGAGACGGTCGCCCGCGAGGTCGACGCCGACTACCTCGTCCAGGGGACGATCTACCCCGACCGCATCGAGAGCGAGGGGACGATCAAGTCCCACCACAACGTCGGCGGCCTCCCCGAAGTCGTCGACTTCGAGGGGATCGTCGAGCCGATGCGGGACCTGTACAAGGACGAGGTCCGCGAGGTCGCCCGCGCGCTGGACCTGGAGGAGGTCGTCTCCGAGCGCATGCCGTTCCCCGGCCCGGGCCTCGCCGTGCGGATCATCGGCGAGGTGACCGAGGAGAAACTGACGGTCGCCCGCGAGGCCAACCACGTCGTCGAGGAGGAACTGGAGGAGTACGAACCCTGGCAGGCGCTTGCGGCCGTCATCGGCAAGGCGACGGGCGTCAAGGGCGACAACCGCGTCCACGGCTGGGTCGTCTCGGTGCGCTCGGTCGAGTCCCGCGACGGGATGACCGCCCGCGCACAGGAGATTGACTGGGAGACGCTCCAGCGCATCCAGTCGCGGATCACCGGCTCCCACGAGAACGTCGCGCGCGTCGTCTACGACGTGACCCACAAGCCGCCCGCGACCATCGAGTACGAGTAG
- a CDS encoding GIDE domain-containing protein, whose amino-acid sequence MALVGRLAISLVPAMFLAIGVAMVYKTHAGRSSAATVAGAEPAAVEELRPGDGYRQVQGTARALGDDTLPAAMLDASGVAVLTSVEERSARQVGEKAGTDWDVVYGDFDVVPFAVDDGTGSVEVAFPDGGEGVKIDRELFESEPGERPPESVRRWLAETDAVDAAPDEHRAYRQGVIEVGERVTAMGTPVKTENGVALGPGDEGEFVVADASPEEIAESESYGVAGYVVGAVLALVGLVPLAYLWVA is encoded by the coding sequence GTGGCGCTCGTCGGACGACTCGCCATCTCGCTCGTTCCGGCCATGTTCCTCGCCATCGGCGTCGCGATGGTGTACAAGACACACGCCGGACGGAGCAGCGCGGCGACGGTGGCCGGAGCCGAACCGGCCGCCGTCGAGGAGCTTCGGCCGGGGGACGGCTACAGGCAGGTCCAAGGGACCGCCCGGGCGCTCGGCGACGACACGCTGCCGGCCGCGATGCTCGACGCGAGCGGCGTGGCCGTCCTCACGAGCGTGGAGGAGCGCTCGGCCCGTCAGGTGGGCGAGAAGGCGGGGACGGACTGGGACGTGGTGTACGGCGACTTCGACGTCGTCCCGTTCGCGGTCGACGACGGCACCGGTAGCGTCGAGGTGGCGTTCCCCGACGGCGGCGAGGGCGTGAAGATCGACCGGGAACTGTTCGAGTCCGAACCGGGGGAGCGCCCGCCCGAGTCGGTCCGGCGGTGGCTGGCGGAGACGGACGCGGTCGACGCCGCCCCGGACGAACACCGCGCCTACCGGCAGGGCGTCATCGAAGTGGGCGAGCGCGTCACCGCGATGGGTACCCCCGTGAAGACGGAAAACGGCGTCGCGCTCGGCCCCGGCGACGAAGGCGAGTTCGTCGTCGCGGACGCGTCCCCGGAGGAGATAGCCGAGTCGGAGTCCTACGGCGTCGCCGGCTACGTCGTCGGCGCGGTGCTGGCGCTCGTGGGGCTGGTGCCGCTGGCGTACCTCTGGGTGGCCTGA
- a CDS encoding DUF7126 family protein, protein MNAVFAGSDADDIVPALEAEGVAVTRIDGVATRPALEEAGIVDADLFVLTDVGQATAVPIARDLTDDLRVVVYSRDSLPEFASGQVDFAVDPDLLGPDAIAEELAGAA, encoded by the coding sequence ATGAACGCTGTCTTCGCCGGCTCCGACGCGGACGACATCGTCCCCGCACTCGAAGCAGAGGGCGTCGCCGTGACCCGGATCGACGGCGTCGCGACCCGCCCCGCGCTGGAGGAGGCCGGGATCGTCGACGCCGACCTGTTCGTCCTCACGGACGTCGGACAGGCGACCGCCGTCCCCATCGCCAGGGACCTCACCGACGACCTCCGGGTCGTCGTCTACTCGCGCGACTCCCTGCCCGAGTTCGCAAGCGGGCAGGTCGACTTCGCGGTGGACCCCGACCTGCTCGGGCCCGACGCCATCGCAGAGGAACTGGCCGGGGCGGCCTGA
- a CDS encoding HalOD1 output domain-containing protein, producing MVDHQESAIVREELETDRENPAVEIAEIIADMEDKDHGDLTTIYSCIDHMIDHIFSEPPAPEAQLKVEFSYEGYRITVEQDGHAEFVKTT from the coding sequence ATGGTAGACCACCAGGAGAGTGCGATCGTCCGGGAGGAGCTAGAAACGGACCGCGAGAACCCAGCGGTGGAGATAGCCGAGATAATCGCGGACATGGAGGACAAGGACCACGGGGATCTGACGACCATCTACAGCTGTATCGACCACATGATCGACCACATCTTCTCGGAGCCGCCCGCCCCCGAAGCGCAGTTGAAAGTCGAGTTCAGCTACGAGGGGTACCGCATCACCGTCGAACAGGACGGCCACGCGGAGTTCGTCAAGACGACGTAG
- a CDS encoding WD40/YVTN/BNR-like repeat-containing protein, whose translation MFDSNPTRRTMLKAIGGTAAVAAVPASVQASADGWTVVETPTGSALHGVEVTTNGYYAVGEGGIVLRRAPEGWEKVLDGGPTGNGNSLFGSDTTDYGSALWFVGASGAIGEYNVNTGNLQDHSAPNDNTNNYNDVAVTGEGGAANVYVAGDSGKIYYSFENGKSQTWEYVTPGSGSAIQAIDFHDVRSGHAVDTNGRVFETTDGVTWEPIGLQDANVNFYGVDSDGTDDVWVSGGGGMVFHYDGAQWTPTDTGDAGLKDVEVAADDASGLTVGGGGKVYEYDGEKWAAVDAPTGSNLNAVLESRTDIAVGAGGTVLER comes from the coding sequence ATGTTCGACTCCAACCCGACCCGACGAACGATGTTGAAGGCGATCGGTGGAACAGCCGCGGTTGCGGCCGTGCCCGCAAGCGTGCAGGCGAGCGCGGACGGCTGGACCGTCGTCGAGACGCCGACCGGATCCGCGCTGCACGGCGTCGAAGTGACTACGAACGGCTACTACGCCGTCGGCGAGGGGGGGATCGTCCTCCGCCGCGCCCCCGAGGGCTGGGAGAAGGTCCTCGACGGCGGCCCCACAGGCAACGGTAACAGCCTCTTTGGCTCCGACACGACGGACTACGGCTCCGCGCTGTGGTTCGTGGGCGCGAGCGGCGCGATCGGCGAGTACAACGTCAACACCGGCAACCTGCAGGACCACTCCGCGCCCAACGACAACACGAACAACTACAACGACGTCGCGGTCACCGGCGAGGGTGGCGCGGCGAACGTGTACGTCGCCGGCGACTCCGGGAAGATCTACTACAGCTTCGAGAACGGCAAGAGCCAGACCTGGGAGTACGTCACGCCCGGCAGCGGCTCGGCGATCCAGGCGATCGACTTCCACGACGTGCGCTCCGGGCACGCCGTCGACACGAACGGGCGCGTGTTCGAGACGACCGACGGCGTGACGTGGGAGCCGATCGGCCTGCAGGACGCCAACGTCAACTTCTACGGCGTCGACAGCGACGGGACCGACGACGTGTGGGTCTCCGGCGGCGGCGGCATGGTGTTCCACTACGACGGCGCGCAGTGGACCCCGACCGACACGGGCGACGCCGGCCTGAAGGACGTCGAGGTCGCGGCCGACGACGCGAGCGGCCTCACCGTCGGCGGCGGCGGCAAGGTGTACGAGTACGACGGCGAGAAGTGGGCGGCCGTCGACGCGCCGACCGGGTCGAACCTGAACGCCGTCCTCGAGAGCCGGACCGACATCGCCGTCGGTGCGGGCGGCACCGTCCTCGAACGGTGA
- a CDS encoding cupin domain-containing protein — protein sequence MSLDRYPDLDPSPGEVVDGEVVVADDVLVKAFALGPGAKLDPHEHADSTNVFHVVEGTVTVLQDGDEEEVAAPGVVLHERGVAHGARNDGDDVAVLTASLCPMPG from the coding sequence ATGTCGCTCGACCGCTATCCGGACCTCGACCCTTCCCCCGGCGAAGTCGTCGACGGGGAGGTCGTCGTCGCCGACGACGTGCTCGTGAAGGCGTTCGCCCTGGGCCCCGGGGCGAAACTGGACCCGCACGAACACGCCGACTCGACCAACGTCTTCCACGTCGTCGAGGGGACCGTGACCGTACTGCAGGACGGCGACGAGGAGGAGGTCGCCGCGCCGGGGGTCGTCCTCCACGAACGTGGGGTCGCCCACGGCGCGCGCAACGACGGCGACGACGTCGCGGTGCTGACCGCCAGCCTCTGTCCGATGCCGGGGTGA
- a CDS encoding MogA/MoaB family molybdenum cofactor biosynthesis protein yields MTEADADDGAAAERDGPADNGHDHGGSHGSGGDAHDDHTHVAGEDHAHDDHHHHDVDSLGVAVVTVSSSRTLSDDPAGDTITATMEAADDEVVTRELIPDDYDRIEGTLDNLVGREDVDVVVTTGGTGVTPDDVTIEAAKRLFDKELPGFGELFRLLSYDEIGTKVVATRATAGIVDGVPVFCLPGSENAALLGAEAIISEQAGHIAGLAKRDE; encoded by the coding sequence GTGACGGAGGCCGACGCCGACGACGGCGCGGCGGCGGAGCGCGACGGTCCGGCCGACAACGGCCACGACCACGGCGGTTCACACGGCTCCGGGGGCGACGCCCACGACGACCACACACACGTGGCTGGCGAGGACCACGCCCACGACGACCACCACCACCACGACGTCGACTCGCTCGGGGTGGCGGTGGTCACGGTCTCCTCGTCGCGGACGCTGTCGGACGACCCCGCGGGCGACACGATCACCGCGACGATGGAGGCCGCGGACGACGAGGTGGTCACCCGCGAACTGATCCCCGACGACTACGACCGCATCGAGGGGACGCTCGACAACCTCGTCGGCCGCGAGGACGTGGACGTGGTGGTGACGACCGGCGGCACCGGCGTCACGCCGGACGACGTGACGATAGAGGCCGCGAAGCGCCTGTTCGACAAGGAACTGCCGGGCTTCGGCGAACTGTTCCGCCTGCTCTCCTACGACGAGATCGGGACGAAGGTGGTCGCCACGCGGGCGACCGCCGGCATCGTCGACGGCGTCCCGGTGTTCTGTCTCCCCGGGAGCGAGAACGCCGCGCTGCTCGGCGCGGAGGCGATCATCTCGGAGCAGGCGGGCCACATCGCCGGCCTGGCGAAGCGTGACGAGTAG
- a CDS encoding zinc-binding dehydrogenase, whose translation MQAVKFTDHGDTDVIEYGEFPDPDPAADEVLVDVKAGALNHLDVWTRRGLPHIDLEMPHVPGSDGAGVVEAVGDRVSRFEPGDRVALAAGSYCGECEYCRDGDPSMCVRFGVIGEHTRGVHSEYAAVPAKNLVPVPEGVDWETAAAAPLVFQTAWRMLMDRGDVTAGEDVLVLGASGGVGHAAVQIADHAGATVYATGSSDEKLEHARDCGADHVIDYEAENFAERVRELTGKRGVDVVVDHVGAATWTDSLASLAKGGRLLTCGATTGPSPETDINRIFWNQLQVIGSTMATPGQVDDVLELVWDGTFEPRTRAVLPMSETARAHEMLENREGFGKVVVIPDSEL comes from the coding sequence ATGCAGGCCGTCAAGTTCACGGACCACGGCGACACCGACGTCATCGAGTACGGCGAGTTCCCGGACCCCGACCCGGCGGCCGACGAGGTGCTGGTCGACGTGAAGGCCGGCGCGCTCAACCACCTCGACGTGTGGACGCGCCGCGGGCTGCCCCACATCGACCTGGAGATGCCCCACGTGCCGGGCAGCGACGGTGCGGGCGTCGTGGAGGCGGTGGGCGACCGCGTCTCGCGGTTCGAGCCCGGCGACCGCGTCGCGCTCGCGGCCGGGTCGTACTGCGGGGAGTGCGAGTACTGCCGCGACGGCGACCCGTCGATGTGCGTCCGCTTCGGCGTCATCGGCGAGCACACCCGCGGCGTCCACAGCGAGTACGCGGCGGTCCCCGCGAAGAACCTCGTCCCCGTCCCCGAGGGCGTCGACTGGGAGACGGCGGCGGCCGCGCCGCTGGTGTTCCAGACCGCCTGGCGGATGCTGATGGACCGCGGCGACGTGACCGCCGGCGAGGACGTGCTCGTGCTGGGCGCGAGCGGCGGCGTCGGTCACGCGGCGGTCCAGATCGCCGACCACGCCGGCGCGACCGTGTACGCGACGGGTAGCAGCGACGAGAAGCTCGAACACGCCCGCGACTGCGGCGCGGACCACGTCATCGACTACGAGGCCGAGAACTTCGCCGAGCGCGTCCGGGAACTGACCGGCAAACGCGGCGTCGACGTCGTCGTCGACCACGTCGGCGCGGCGACGTGGACCGACTCGCTCGCGAGCCTCGCGAAGGGCGGCCGCCTGCTCACCTGCGGGGCGACGACCGGCCCGAGCCCCGAGACCGATATCAATCGCATCTTCTGGAACCAGCTCCAGGTGATCGGGTCGACGATGGCGACGCCCGGACAGGTCGACGACGTGCTGGAACTCGTCTGGGACGGCACGTTCGAGCCGCGGACGCGGGCGGTCCTGCCGATGAGCGAAACGGCTCGCGCCCACGAGATGCTGGAGAACCGTGAGGGCTTTGGGAAGGTAGTCGTAATTCCCGACAGTGAGCTCTGA